In Populus nigra chromosome 10, ddPopNigr1.1, whole genome shotgun sequence, the following proteins share a genomic window:
- the LOC133704865 gene encoding telomere repeat-binding protein 3-like isoform X2: MVVKKRQYYGFNGFHMPPVPRAPRSARRGLSLNKKKVEDSQLCAFELLASLAGKLLQESESSASSNASEANDQPIIDGGGVKCEQAEDRPLKAECRDHGSCGESAFVTGFSSPNSDQKCLLNDFAHAESYSILERSSMISNSNSSEKVGADLKTVICKSKSVCENFTGKVEGSFDSKVSCDGYVDNGFRRHQGGDGLDTGGLTAENACSLKDPMEMCMKFPALIKPDNDVELPSRREPVPNTSIPRRRNDTKLGVRDDDLNFSRCKKLLTKPKAFRPPQRIGDRRIRKLLTSKYWKVAPKLKECELSKPAFFEGGMKPHYRKRKLCYGRERYQHDTFYKRKCTDRSVVVTSDGGFSSESVCNSPDKSLTGDKNGTAVMLHGANGVSSSVIGHQSPFHSKDSHVKFSIKSFRVPELFIEIPETATVGSLKRTVLEAVSAVLGSGLRVGVLLHGMKVRDDNRTLLQTGMTSKENLDTLGFSLEPIPVQAPPPLCTEDPALLPCDTSQLISSSPTTPIIDSGISDALPDPPPSTNLDTNTESNHESVSSHSDMVTDDTLSDSRALVAVPPINAEALAMVPLNQKSKRSELVQRRTRRPFSVSEVEALVHAVEEVGTGRWRDVKLRSFEDADHRTYVDLKDKWKTLVHTARIAPQQRRGEPVPQELLDRVLAAHAYWSQHQAKQHSKNQAAILKITVAHAVRNGVEENHSI, from the exons ATGGTGGTGAAGAAGAGACAATATTATGGTTTCAATGGCTTCCACATGCCCCCAGTTCCCAGGGCTCCGAGATCAGCTAGA AGGGGTTTgagtttgaataaaaagaaagttgaggatAGTCAATTATGCGCATTTGAATTACTCGCATCCTTAGCGGGCAAGCTATTGCAGGAGAGTGAAAGTTCTGCTTCTAGCAATGCATCCGAAGCAAATGATCAACCTATAATTGATGGTGGTGGTGTGAAATGTGAGCAAGCTGAAGATAGACCATTGAAAGCAGAATGCCGTGATCATGGAAGTTGTGGAGAAAGTGCTTTTGTCACCGGGTTTTCCTCGCCAAATAGTGATCAAAAGTGCCTTCTAAATGATTTTGCACATGCTGAGAGCTATTCCATTTTGGAGCGCTCTTCAATGATCTCAAATTCTAATTCCTCAGAGAAAGTTGGTGCTGATTTGAAGACTGTGATTTGCAAAAGCAAGAGCGTGTGTGAAAATTTCACTGGTAAAGTTGAGGGCTCTTTTGATTCTAAGGTGTCTTGTGATGGTTATGTAGACAATGGGTTTAGGAGGCATCAAGGTGGTGATGGGCTAGATACTGGGGGTTTGACTGCTGAGAATGCTTGCAGTTTGAAGGATCCGATGGAAATGTGTATGAAATTTCCTGCATTGATCAAACCAGACAATGATGTTGAATTGCCATCACGCAGGGAACCAGTTCCTAATACTTCTATTCCAAGGCGTAGGAATGATACTAAATTAGGTGTTAGAGATGACGACCTAAACTTTTCTAGGTGTAAAAAGTTGTTAACTAAGCCAAAGGCTTTTAGGCCTCCACAACGAATTGGAGACCGAAGAATAAGGAAGCTGCTTACTTCCAAATACTGGAAAGTAGCTCCAAAATTGAAGGAATGTGAACTTTCCAAACCTG CATTTTTTGAAGGGGGGATGAAGCCTCACTATCGCAAGAGGAAATTATGTTATGGTCGTGAAAGGTATCAACATGACACTTTTTATAAGAGGAAGTGCACTGACCGTAGTGTAGTTGTGACTTCTGATGGAGGGTTCAGCAGTGAAAGTGTTTGCAATTCACCTGATAAGAGCTTGACTGGAGACAAGAATGGCACAGCCGTAATGCTTCATGGAG CAAATGGGGTATCATCTTCAGTTATAGGTCATCAATCACCCTTCCACTCCAAGGATTCTCATG TGAAGTTCAGTATTAAGTCCTTTAGAGTTCCAGAGCTTTTCATTGAGATCCCAGAAACTGCAACTGTTGGTTCACTGAAG AGAACTGTGCTGGAGGCTGTGAGTGCTGTACTTGGAAGTGGTTTACGAGTTGGGGTGCTTCTTCATGGAATGAAGGTCAGGGATGACAATAGAACCCTATTGCAGACTGGTATGACTTCAAAAGAGAATCTTGATACCCTTGGTTTCTCATTGGAGCCTATTCCTGTGCAAGCTCCTCCACCCTTATGCACAGAAGATCCTGCGCTATTACCATGTGACACATCTCAACTTATATCAAG TTCTCCGACCACTCCTATTATAGATTCAGGAATTTCTGATGCCTTACCTGATCCTCCTCCATCGACTAATTTGGACACTAACACTGAAAGTAATCATGAATCAGTTTCCTCTCATTCTGACATGGTAACTGATGATACACTGTCGGATTCTAGAGCTCTGGTTGCAGTTCCACCAATTAATGCTGAGGCTCTTGCAATGGTGCCTTTAAACCAGAAATCTAAGCGATCTGAGCTTGTACAGCGTCGAACCAGGAGACCATTCTCTGTGTCAGAAGTAGAAGCACTTGTGCATGCAGTTGAGGAAGTTGGAACTGGAAG GTGGCGTGATGTTAAATTGCGTTCTTTTGAAGATGCAGACCATCGTACATATGTGGATTTGAAG GATAAATGGAAGACATTGGTTCACACTGCTCGGATTGCCCCTCAGCAAAGAAGGGGCGAGCCTGTTCCCCAGGAGCTCTTGGACAGAGTCTTGGCTGCTCATGCTTACTGGTCCCAACATCAAGCTAAGCAACATAGCAAGAATCAGGCTGCTATATTAAAGATCACTGTCGCTCATGCTGTTAGAAATGGAGTTGAAGAGAACCACTCAATATGA
- the LOC133704865 gene encoding telomere repeat-binding protein 3-like isoform X1 produces MVVKKRQYYGFNGFHMPPVPRAPRSARQRGLSLNKKKVEDSQLCAFELLASLAGKLLQESESSASSNASEANDQPIIDGGGVKCEQAEDRPLKAECRDHGSCGESAFVTGFSSPNSDQKCLLNDFAHAESYSILERSSMISNSNSSEKVGADLKTVICKSKSVCENFTGKVEGSFDSKVSCDGYVDNGFRRHQGGDGLDTGGLTAENACSLKDPMEMCMKFPALIKPDNDVELPSRREPVPNTSIPRRRNDTKLGVRDDDLNFSRCKKLLTKPKAFRPPQRIGDRRIRKLLTSKYWKVAPKLKECELSKPAFFEGGMKPHYRKRKLCYGRERYQHDTFYKRKCTDRSVVVTSDGGFSSESVCNSPDKSLTGDKNGTAVMLHGANGVSSSVIGHQSPFHSKDSHVKFSIKSFRVPELFIEIPETATVGSLKRTVLEAVSAVLGSGLRVGVLLHGMKVRDDNRTLLQTGMTSKENLDTLGFSLEPIPVQAPPPLCTEDPALLPCDTSQLISSSPTTPIIDSGISDALPDPPPSTNLDTNTESNHESVSSHSDMVTDDTLSDSRALVAVPPINAEALAMVPLNQKSKRSELVQRRTRRPFSVSEVEALVHAVEEVGTGRWRDVKLRSFEDADHRTYVDLKDKWKTLVHTARIAPQQRRGEPVPQELLDRVLAAHAYWSQHQAKQHSKNQAAILKITVAHAVRNGVEENHSI; encoded by the exons ATGGTGGTGAAGAAGAGACAATATTATGGTTTCAATGGCTTCCACATGCCCCCAGTTCCCAGGGCTCCGAGATCAGCTAGA CAGAGGGGTTTgagtttgaataaaaagaaagttgaggatAGTCAATTATGCGCATTTGAATTACTCGCATCCTTAGCGGGCAAGCTATTGCAGGAGAGTGAAAGTTCTGCTTCTAGCAATGCATCCGAAGCAAATGATCAACCTATAATTGATGGTGGTGGTGTGAAATGTGAGCAAGCTGAAGATAGACCATTGAAAGCAGAATGCCGTGATCATGGAAGTTGTGGAGAAAGTGCTTTTGTCACCGGGTTTTCCTCGCCAAATAGTGATCAAAAGTGCCTTCTAAATGATTTTGCACATGCTGAGAGCTATTCCATTTTGGAGCGCTCTTCAATGATCTCAAATTCTAATTCCTCAGAGAAAGTTGGTGCTGATTTGAAGACTGTGATTTGCAAAAGCAAGAGCGTGTGTGAAAATTTCACTGGTAAAGTTGAGGGCTCTTTTGATTCTAAGGTGTCTTGTGATGGTTATGTAGACAATGGGTTTAGGAGGCATCAAGGTGGTGATGGGCTAGATACTGGGGGTTTGACTGCTGAGAATGCTTGCAGTTTGAAGGATCCGATGGAAATGTGTATGAAATTTCCTGCATTGATCAAACCAGACAATGATGTTGAATTGCCATCACGCAGGGAACCAGTTCCTAATACTTCTATTCCAAGGCGTAGGAATGATACTAAATTAGGTGTTAGAGATGACGACCTAAACTTTTCTAGGTGTAAAAAGTTGTTAACTAAGCCAAAGGCTTTTAGGCCTCCACAACGAATTGGAGACCGAAGAATAAGGAAGCTGCTTACTTCCAAATACTGGAAAGTAGCTCCAAAATTGAAGGAATGTGAACTTTCCAAACCTG CATTTTTTGAAGGGGGGATGAAGCCTCACTATCGCAAGAGGAAATTATGTTATGGTCGTGAAAGGTATCAACATGACACTTTTTATAAGAGGAAGTGCACTGACCGTAGTGTAGTTGTGACTTCTGATGGAGGGTTCAGCAGTGAAAGTGTTTGCAATTCACCTGATAAGAGCTTGACTGGAGACAAGAATGGCACAGCCGTAATGCTTCATGGAG CAAATGGGGTATCATCTTCAGTTATAGGTCATCAATCACCCTTCCACTCCAAGGATTCTCATG TGAAGTTCAGTATTAAGTCCTTTAGAGTTCCAGAGCTTTTCATTGAGATCCCAGAAACTGCAACTGTTGGTTCACTGAAG AGAACTGTGCTGGAGGCTGTGAGTGCTGTACTTGGAAGTGGTTTACGAGTTGGGGTGCTTCTTCATGGAATGAAGGTCAGGGATGACAATAGAACCCTATTGCAGACTGGTATGACTTCAAAAGAGAATCTTGATACCCTTGGTTTCTCATTGGAGCCTATTCCTGTGCAAGCTCCTCCACCCTTATGCACAGAAGATCCTGCGCTATTACCATGTGACACATCTCAACTTATATCAAG TTCTCCGACCACTCCTATTATAGATTCAGGAATTTCTGATGCCTTACCTGATCCTCCTCCATCGACTAATTTGGACACTAACACTGAAAGTAATCATGAATCAGTTTCCTCTCATTCTGACATGGTAACTGATGATACACTGTCGGATTCTAGAGCTCTGGTTGCAGTTCCACCAATTAATGCTGAGGCTCTTGCAATGGTGCCTTTAAACCAGAAATCTAAGCGATCTGAGCTTGTACAGCGTCGAACCAGGAGACCATTCTCTGTGTCAGAAGTAGAAGCACTTGTGCATGCAGTTGAGGAAGTTGGAACTGGAAG GTGGCGTGATGTTAAATTGCGTTCTTTTGAAGATGCAGACCATCGTACATATGTGGATTTGAAG GATAAATGGAAGACATTGGTTCACACTGCTCGGATTGCCCCTCAGCAAAGAAGGGGCGAGCCTGTTCCCCAGGAGCTCTTGGACAGAGTCTTGGCTGCTCATGCTTACTGGTCCCAACATCAAGCTAAGCAACATAGCAAGAATCAGGCTGCTATATTAAAGATCACTGTCGCTCATGCTGTTAGAAATGGAGTTGAAGAGAACCACTCAATATGA
- the LOC133704865 gene encoding telomere repeat-binding protein 3-like isoform X3 — MVVKKRQYYGFNGFHMPPVPRAPRSARQRGLSLNKKKVEDSQLCAFELLASLAGKLLQESESSASSNASEANDQPIIDGGGVKCEQAEDRPLKAECRDHGSCGESAFVTGFSSPNSDQKCLLNDFAHAESYSILERSSMISNSNSSEKVGADLKTVICKSKSVCENFTGKVEGSFDSKVSCDGYVDNGFRRHQGGDGLDTGGLTAENACSLKDPMEMCMKFPALIKPDNDVELPSRREPVPNTSIPRRRNDTKLGVRDDDLNFSRCKKLLTKPKAFRPPQRIGDRRIRKLLTSKYWKVAPKLKECELSKPAFFEGGMKPHYRKRKLCYGRERYQHDTFYKRKCTDRSVVVTSDGGFSSESVCNSPDKSLTGDKNGTAVMLHGANGVSSSVIGHQSPFHSKDSHVKFSIKSFRVPELFIEIPETATVGSLKRTVLEAVSAVLGSGLRVGVLLHGMKVRDDNRTLLQTGMTSKENLDTLGFSLEPIPVQAPPPLCTEDPALLPCDTSQLISRALVAVPPINAEALAMVPLNQKSKRSELVQRRTRRPFSVSEVEALVHAVEEVGTGRWRDVKLRSFEDADHRTYVDLKDKWKTLVHTARIAPQQRRGEPVPQELLDRVLAAHAYWSQHQAKQHSKNQAAILKITVAHAVRNGVEENHSI, encoded by the exons ATGGTGGTGAAGAAGAGACAATATTATGGTTTCAATGGCTTCCACATGCCCCCAGTTCCCAGGGCTCCGAGATCAGCTAGA CAGAGGGGTTTgagtttgaataaaaagaaagttgaggatAGTCAATTATGCGCATTTGAATTACTCGCATCCTTAGCGGGCAAGCTATTGCAGGAGAGTGAAAGTTCTGCTTCTAGCAATGCATCCGAAGCAAATGATCAACCTATAATTGATGGTGGTGGTGTGAAATGTGAGCAAGCTGAAGATAGACCATTGAAAGCAGAATGCCGTGATCATGGAAGTTGTGGAGAAAGTGCTTTTGTCACCGGGTTTTCCTCGCCAAATAGTGATCAAAAGTGCCTTCTAAATGATTTTGCACATGCTGAGAGCTATTCCATTTTGGAGCGCTCTTCAATGATCTCAAATTCTAATTCCTCAGAGAAAGTTGGTGCTGATTTGAAGACTGTGATTTGCAAAAGCAAGAGCGTGTGTGAAAATTTCACTGGTAAAGTTGAGGGCTCTTTTGATTCTAAGGTGTCTTGTGATGGTTATGTAGACAATGGGTTTAGGAGGCATCAAGGTGGTGATGGGCTAGATACTGGGGGTTTGACTGCTGAGAATGCTTGCAGTTTGAAGGATCCGATGGAAATGTGTATGAAATTTCCTGCATTGATCAAACCAGACAATGATGTTGAATTGCCATCACGCAGGGAACCAGTTCCTAATACTTCTATTCCAAGGCGTAGGAATGATACTAAATTAGGTGTTAGAGATGACGACCTAAACTTTTCTAGGTGTAAAAAGTTGTTAACTAAGCCAAAGGCTTTTAGGCCTCCACAACGAATTGGAGACCGAAGAATAAGGAAGCTGCTTACTTCCAAATACTGGAAAGTAGCTCCAAAATTGAAGGAATGTGAACTTTCCAAACCTG CATTTTTTGAAGGGGGGATGAAGCCTCACTATCGCAAGAGGAAATTATGTTATGGTCGTGAAAGGTATCAACATGACACTTTTTATAAGAGGAAGTGCACTGACCGTAGTGTAGTTGTGACTTCTGATGGAGGGTTCAGCAGTGAAAGTGTTTGCAATTCACCTGATAAGAGCTTGACTGGAGACAAGAATGGCACAGCCGTAATGCTTCATGGAG CAAATGGGGTATCATCTTCAGTTATAGGTCATCAATCACCCTTCCACTCCAAGGATTCTCATG TGAAGTTCAGTATTAAGTCCTTTAGAGTTCCAGAGCTTTTCATTGAGATCCCAGAAACTGCAACTGTTGGTTCACTGAAG AGAACTGTGCTGGAGGCTGTGAGTGCTGTACTTGGAAGTGGTTTACGAGTTGGGGTGCTTCTTCATGGAATGAAGGTCAGGGATGACAATAGAACCCTATTGCAGACTGGTATGACTTCAAAAGAGAATCTTGATACCCTTGGTTTCTCATTGGAGCCTATTCCTGTGCAAGCTCCTCCACCCTTATGCACAGAAGATCCTGCGCTATTACCATGTGACACATCTCAACTTATATCAAG AGCTCTGGTTGCAGTTCCACCAATTAATGCTGAGGCTCTTGCAATGGTGCCTTTAAACCAGAAATCTAAGCGATCTGAGCTTGTACAGCGTCGAACCAGGAGACCATTCTCTGTGTCAGAAGTAGAAGCACTTGTGCATGCAGTTGAGGAAGTTGGAACTGGAAG GTGGCGTGATGTTAAATTGCGTTCTTTTGAAGATGCAGACCATCGTACATATGTGGATTTGAAG GATAAATGGAAGACATTGGTTCACACTGCTCGGATTGCCCCTCAGCAAAGAAGGGGCGAGCCTGTTCCCCAGGAGCTCTTGGACAGAGTCTTGGCTGCTCATGCTTACTGGTCCCAACATCAAGCTAAGCAACATAGCAAGAATCAGGCTGCTATATTAAAGATCACTGTCGCTCATGCTGTTAGAAATGGAGTTGAAGAGAACCACTCAATATGA